CGGCGACGACCGTCACGAAGAAGACGGTGAAGTAGATGATCGGGCTGATGAACAGCGTGTTCAGCGGGTAGGTGATGAGGGCGTCGGCGACGCCGGGCGCGTCGTTCGCGTCCTCGACGACCCGGAGCGCGCCGCCGAAGAAGACGAACGGCAGGAGGGCGTAAAAGAACCGGCGCTGACGGCCGATGTCGAGCCGACGCATGAAGAAGACGACGCCAGAGAGCGCGATGAGCAGAACGATCATGTAGCCGACCTCGGAGACGAGGGTGTAGCCGGGGTAGGCGACGACGCCGGTCGCGGCCTGACAGGCGGCCGCGCTCCCGAGATACTCCGTCCCGCCGGTGCCACGCACCGCACAGACGGCCGACTGGGCGTCCGCCTGCACGGGCCCCCAGAAGTACTGCCAGACGAAGCCGTCGTAGACCGCGCGCGGGAACGCGACGGAGCCGCCGACGAGGGCGAGTCCGAGCGTCGCCACCGCGAGGGTCCACAGCCGCTCGGGATCGAGACCGACACGCTCTGCGACCGTTGCCATGTCCTGAATCCTGCGTCCGTCGATTAATACCCTTGTGGTCTCGTGCGCTCGCGATGCACCCGTCGTGGCCGGCTGAGCCGACTGAGCGCACAACACTCCCCGGGCGCCGTGACCTGCTGCCGTCTCCGACGGCCCGGGTCAGCGCCCACCGAATCGGCGGGAGCCGTCGGCAGGGGTGGCGAAGCTCAGAGCGGGAGGGCGGGATCGTCGTGTTCGGTGCCGAGGACGACCATCGTGTACGACCGCGCGAAGCCCTCCGTGCTGGCGACGTTCTCGAACAGCAGTTCCCGGAGGCCGTCGGTATCTTCGGCGTAGACCCGCAGGAGGACGTCCCAGTCGCCCGTCGTCAGGTGGACTTCCTGCACGCCATCGACCCCTCTGAGCCGGTCGACGAATCCCGCGACCGCGTCGTCGCGGCCCTGTTCGATCCGGAGCCCGACGAACGCCGACGTGCTGTAGCCGACCGCCTGCGGGTTCACTTTCGCGTGGTACCCCTCGATGACGCCCGCCTCCTTCATGCGGTTGACGCGGTCGTGGACCGTCGCCGAGGACATCTCGATCCGGCGGGCGATCTCGCTGAACGGGGTCCGCGCGTCCGCCTGGAGCGTGCGGAGGATGGCACGGTCCGTCTCGTCGAGTTCGATCGCCATCCCACTCACCGCTCCGCGACCGCCTGGATCTCCTGGGCCGCGTCGAGGAGGTCCTCGTGGATCGCACCGTTCGACGCGACGAGTCCCTGCGAGTCGTGTCGCCAGCGGTCGCCGTGGACGTCGGTGACCGTCCCACCCGCGAGCCGGATCAGGTGGACGCCGGCGACCGTGTCCCACGGGTTGGCGTACACGTTGGTGACGACTCCATCGATGGTCCCCGCCGCGAGCATCGCCAACTGCGCCTGGGCGCTGCCCAGCCGTCTGAGGTCGCCGAAGCGGTCGACGATGGCGCGACAGGCCGCGGCGTACTCGTCTCTCCGATCGGGCTCCCACCACATCGTCGGCACGACCGCACAGGTCTCGGGATCCGCCCGGTCGCTGACCGAGACGGGCTCGCCGTTCCGCGTCACGGCCTCGTCGTCGGCCACGTAGACGTCGCCGAGTTCGGGCGCGGCGACCGCGGCGGCGACCGGTTCCCCGTCTCGGACCGCGGCGACGGCCGTGCACCACACCCCCAGCCCGCGGACGAAGTTGTTGGTGCCGTCGATCGGGTCGATGACCCACGCGGGTCCCGACTCGGGGACCGACTTGAGTTCGTCCGCTTCCTCGCCGACGATGGCGTTCGCCTCGTACGTCGAGTGGATGCAGTCGATGACGCGCGCCTGTGCGTCGCGGTCGGCCTGTGTCACCACGTCCGTCTTGTCCTCCTTGATCTCGACGGGAATCTCCCGCCGGAAGGAGCCGGCTGCGACGGCGGCACCGACGCGTGCGGCCTGTTCCGCGACACGGGCACGCGCCGCCGCGTCCGACTCCGAACTGGTGTCCATGGCGGGAGCGCTCGCGCCATCACCGTATATCCCTCGGGTTTTTTGTTTCGCGGGCGAGAGATCGCGGGCGTGTCAGGTGACGGCGACGACGTCGGGGCCGACCTCCCGGCGGACGTCGAGGCGACGCTCGCGCAACTGCTCGCGGAGGCGGCCGCGGCGGCCAGACGCCGCGAGGGGGAGGCAGTATCGGCCATCGTCGACACGGTCGAGACGGTCGTCCGGAACAAGGTCCCGGCCGGACTCCTGTGCGAGCGACTCGAACACGGCTGTGCGTCGGTCGAACGGCTCTCGGTGGACGAACCTCTCGTCGCCGCGGAGTATCTCGACGCGATGGAGCGGCTCGTGCGGTCGGCGTGAGAGAGACGAGAGCGGACGGGGGAACCGAACTGAATGGGGGCGACGCGCGACGGTGGCAATCTGTCTCGATCCACCGAAGCGACTGCGTCGCTTCGAGCCGCTCTCGTCCCCCGGCTTCCTCGGTGTCGACCGCAGTGCGGTTGCGCGCGACGTCGCCGGCTCCGCCCGGCGACACGCGCGAGGAATGAGCGACCGACCGAGCGAGTCGGCTGGGGAGGGGGCGGTGTAACCACCCTGGCAGCTGCGCTCGTTCAGTCCAGTTCCACGCACAACGCGTCGAGTCCCGCTCGACCGCCCTCGATCAGTACACGCACGCCGCTTACCGTTCGTCGTGAGCGACACACGTTCGCGCGACCGGCCGACGGTAATACGTGCCGACGGTAAGCGACTCGCAGTTGATCGATAGGAAACGCGAAAAGCCGCAATTTGGACCCGGTCGGGAGACGTTTTCCGCAGCCCGTACGGCCCGTTCGACTTGCCCCGGATTCCGGAGATCCGGATACGTCGAGTTCCCGAACGCCGCTTTCGCGTCGTCCGGTAGTTGGCCTTCTCGCCGCCCTGTCGAACGTCTTCGGCCCGGTTCGGTTGGTGTTTTCCCCGGGCCTCACGACCTTTCTCGACCCCGAAGGGTCGACTTCGCGGGACCCGCTCTCGCGTG
This Salinigranum marinum DNA region includes the following protein-coding sequences:
- a CDS encoding Lrp/AsnC family transcriptional regulator; translation: MELDETDRAILRTLQADARTPFSEIARRIEMSSATVHDRVNRMKEAGVIEGYHAKVNPQAVGYSTSAFVGLRIEQGRDDAVAGFVDRLRGVDGVQEVHLTTGDWDVLLRVYAEDTDGLRELLFENVASTEGFARSYTMVVLGTEHDDPALPL
- a CDS encoding inositol monophosphatase, with the translated sequence MDTSSESDAAARARVAEQAARVGAAVAAGSFRREIPVEIKEDKTDVVTQADRDAQARVIDCIHSTYEANAIVGEEADELKSVPESGPAWVIDPIDGTNNFVRGLGVWCTAVAAVRDGEPVAAAVAAPELGDVYVADDEAVTRNGEPVSVSDRADPETCAVVPTMWWEPDRRDEYAAACRAIVDRFGDLRRLGSAQAQLAMLAAGTIDGVVTNVYANPWDTVAGVHLIRLAGGTVTDVHGDRWRHDSQGLVASNGAIHEDLLDAAQEIQAVAER